In the genome of Desulfofarcimen acetoxidans DSM 771, one region contains:
- a CDS encoding IS630 family transposase yields MRKLHLNNPQNLTIEDLNKIKRETPYKLRCRVQAVILVMKGRQAKQIAEYLDISEQTIRKYVAYFNEGGVEKLLHVSKKPGRPPRLTNEQKEEVKEVLKKSPSEVGFSTHTTWNCKTLAAYIHDTYGIKYTSDGVWRMLLKMDFRYNRPTYVLAKADPEKQKAFQDELEELKKSH; encoded by the coding sequence ATGAGGAAATTGCATTTAAACAATCCACAAAATTTAACCATTGAGGATTTGAATAAGATAAAAAGAGAAACACCATATAAACTAAGATGCAGAGTTCAAGCTGTCATTCTTGTCATGAAAGGGAGACAAGCAAAGCAGATTGCCGAATATCTTGATATAAGTGAACAAACCATAAGAAAATACGTTGCTTACTTTAATGAAGGTGGAGTTGAAAAACTGCTTCATGTATCAAAAAAACCGGGAAGACCGCCAAGGCTAACCAATGAACAAAAAGAAGAGGTCAAAGAGGTACTGAAAAAATCACCATCAGAGGTTGGTTTTAGTACCCATACTACTTGGAATTGTAAAACCCTCGCTGCTTACATTCATGATACATACGGCATTAAATATACATCAGATGGTGTTTGGCGCATGCTTCTTAAGATGGATTTTCGTTATAATCGTCCCACTTATGTATTAGCCAAAGCTGATCCGGAAAAGCAAAAAGCTTTTCAAGATGAGCTGGAAGAGTTAAAAAAATCTCACTGA
- a CDS encoding replication-relaxation family protein, which translates to MNTRQKGYYRDKAILEAIESRKALDTDQITALLFKDLAAGRRKAQERLFKLYKSGRVKRCRVALTEPYCYFTGKKNGRLEHLLALNWVYVWFMAGLKAWEQIHCFSYEANYKLLQADAFAGIRNTVTGKFKFNFVELDRSQNDFDKVRKYNRLYQDEGYAGRWWAKLTDRFPTILVTTTSTKRAVHIRQRIENENTAGLEFKLMLLSDIKEGLL; encoded by the coding sequence ATGAATACCAGGCAAAAAGGTTATTACCGCGATAAAGCCATTTTGGAGGCTATAGAGAGCAGAAAAGCACTTGATACTGACCAGATAACTGCACTGCTGTTTAAAGACTTAGCTGCAGGCCGCAGAAAGGCACAGGAGAGATTATTTAAGCTATATAAAAGCGGGAGGGTGAAAAGATGCAGGGTTGCATTGACAGAGCCTTATTGTTATTTTACCGGCAAAAAGAACGGGCGATTAGAACACCTGTTAGCATTAAATTGGGTTTACGTGTGGTTTATGGCTGGCTTAAAGGCATGGGAGCAAATTCACTGCTTTAGTTATGAGGCTAATTATAAGCTGCTGCAAGCGGATGCCTTTGCCGGGATTAGGAACACTGTAACCGGCAAGTTTAAGTTTAACTTTGTAGAGTTAGACCGGAGCCAGAACGATTTTGATAAAGTGAGGAAGTATAACAGGTTATACCAGGATGAAGGTTATGCCGGTCGGTGGTGGGCAAAGTTAACGGACCGGTTCCCTACTATCCTGGTGACCACCACCTCAACCAAAAGGGCGGTACATATCCGGCAGCGAATAGAAAATGAGAACACAGCAGGACTGGAATTTAAGCTTATGCTTTTAAGTGATATTAAGGAGGGATTGCTTTGA
- a CDS encoding sirohydrochlorin chelatase translates to MKKAVVMLGHGSRAVVGEANDIIIEIAQQVKDVLQQDIFEVAYMNPKSGRQNLGEAIDKVMAQGVEKIIIAPLFITNGMHIRYDIPEEIEEAKKKYPNVEIVFARIIGADPVLAKLMADRVTEVL, encoded by the coding sequence ATGAAAAAGGCTGTTGTAATGCTCGGGCACGGCAGCAGGGCTGTTGTGGGAGAAGCTAATGATATAATTATAGAAATTGCTCAACAGGTAAAGGATGTTTTGCAGCAGGACATTTTTGAAGTAGCCTATATGAATCCTAAATCTGGTCGTCAGAATCTGGGGGAAGCTATTGATAAGGTTATGGCCCAAGGTGTTGAAAAGATTATTATAGCACCATTGTTTATTACAAATGGAATGCACATACGTTACGACATACCGGAAGAAATTGAAGAAGCCAAGAAGAAATATCCAAATGTTGAGATTGTCTTTGCCCGTATTATCGGAGCCGATCCGGTTTTAGCAAAACTAATGGCTGATAGGGTTACTGAAGTTCTGTAA
- a CDS encoding tyrosine-type recombinase/integrase: protein MRGSIVKRGKTYSIVYDINQGGKRKQKWESGFKTKKEAEAILAQRINEIEKGTYINPKKDTLEDYLIRWFDTHKADLSPSTARRYEGIIKQHLIPSLGNIPLAKLQPLQIQEFLSKELEGGRQDNKKTVGAGLSAASVNYEYRVLHKALNQAVDWQLISRNPADLVKVPKPEKKDMVVLSEQDIARLLNEIKDNYLYIPTFLAIYTGMRLGEVLGSTWKDIDLNRGILSVRQASCQVKADDPEFKAPKTAKSKRNIDISQTVVKTLREHKKTQTKWKLVAGSNWQDNNLVCALQDGRPINPPSLSSYFRRVASRIGLFVSFHALRHTHASLLLKAGIQPKIVQERLGHSTIAVTMDIYSHVMPGMQRQAANKLDDMLKIGR from the coding sequence ATGCGCGGAAGTATTGTAAAAAGAGGTAAAACATACTCCATAGTTTATGACATAAATCAGGGCGGGAAAAGAAAGCAAAAGTGGGAAAGTGGTTTTAAAACTAAAAAAGAAGCTGAGGCAATACTAGCTCAAAGAATTAACGAGATTGAAAAAGGTACATATATAAACCCTAAAAAAGATACACTGGAGGATTACCTAATAAGATGGTTTGATACTCATAAGGCAGACCTCTCACCTTCTACAGCTCGCAGATATGAAGGGATAATAAAGCAACATCTTATCCCTTCCCTGGGTAATATACCACTTGCAAAACTTCAACCCCTGCAAATACAGGAGTTTTTATCTAAAGAATTGGAAGGTGGGCGACAAGACAATAAAAAAACAGTTGGAGCCGGTTTATCAGCAGCCAGTGTTAATTACGAATACCGTGTATTGCATAAAGCATTAAACCAGGCTGTTGACTGGCAGTTAATTAGTAGGAACCCGGCAGATCTTGTTAAAGTTCCGAAACCAGAAAAGAAAGATATGGTTGTCTTATCAGAGCAGGACATTGCCCGGTTGCTAAATGAGATTAAAGACAATTATTTATACATACCTACCTTTCTAGCTATATATACCGGTATGCGCTTAGGTGAAGTGCTGGGATCAACATGGAAAGATATCGACTTAAACCGCGGCATTTTAAGTGTAAGGCAAGCAAGTTGCCAGGTTAAAGCAGATGACCCGGAATTTAAAGCACCAAAGACAGCTAAGAGTAAAAGAAATATTGATATTAGTCAAACTGTAGTAAAAACATTGAGAGAACACAAAAAAACACAGACAAAATGGAAGCTGGTTGCAGGTTCAAACTGGCAGGATAATAACCTTGTGTGCGCCCTCCAAGACGGTAGGCCGATCAATCCCCCATCGTTATCAAGTTACTTCCGAAGAGTGGCAAGCCGTATCGGATTATTTGTAAGTTTTCACGCACTAAGACATACCCATGCAAGCCTACTACTAAAGGCCGGCATTCAACCTAAGATAGTACAAGAAAGATTAGGTCACAGCACCATAGCAGTAACAATGGATATATACAGTCACGTTATGCCGGGTATGCAGCGGCAAGCTGCTAACAAGCTGGATGATATGCTTAAAATCGGTCGTTAG
- a CDS encoding selenium metabolism-associated LysR family transcriptional regulator has protein sequence MNFNFLQTFVTVIEFNSISKAAKALNITQPAVSKQIASLEDHFGIKLLERLGRKMVPTEAGNRLNRHAKIILNSLQQAEKEINEMISEVRGNLVIGASTIPGQYILPKIIGLFKKQYPQVKTVLEISDSGKVIEKLLEHEIHLGAIGTKVLHDKIASIKLSDDELVLITPLEHPFATRKTVKAVELAGEQMVWRESDSGTRHAVEEKLTAKGLNVNNLIITAEFGSTESIIGAVEAGMGISFVSHWAVPENEYRRNIAVLRLEDIVLDRNLYIIYPKRKYFNRTAETFINFLHQLDNKGF, from the coding sequence ATGAACTTTAATTTTCTGCAAACATTCGTTACTGTTATTGAATTCAATAGTATCTCTAAAGCAGCGAAAGCACTAAACATAACACAGCCGGCGGTTAGCAAACAAATAGCCTCTTTAGAAGATCATTTCGGAATAAAGCTATTAGAGCGTTTGGGTAGAAAAATGGTGCCTACCGAAGCAGGAAACAGGCTTAACCGGCATGCCAAAATAATACTAAATAGCCTGCAGCAAGCAGAAAAAGAAATTAATGAAATGATATCCGAAGTTAGAGGCAACTTAGTAATAGGGGCCAGTACCATACCCGGGCAATATATTTTACCTAAAATCATAGGCTTATTTAAAAAACAATACCCTCAGGTTAAAACAGTTCTGGAGATCTCCGACAGCGGCAAGGTCATCGAAAAATTACTGGAACACGAAATCCATCTAGGTGCAATAGGGACAAAGGTGCTGCACGATAAAATCGCTTCGATCAAGCTAAGTGATGATGAACTGGTTTTAATTACACCACTGGAACATCCCTTCGCAACCAGAAAAACAGTTAAGGCAGTGGAATTAGCAGGAGAACAAATGGTATGGCGGGAAAGTGATTCCGGCACCAGGCATGCAGTTGAGGAAAAACTCACGGCAAAGGGACTTAATGTCAACAATTTAATCATCACGGCAGAGTTTGGCAGCACTGAATCTATTATCGGAGCAGTGGAAGCAGGCATGGGTATTTCTTTTGTCTCTCACTGGGCAGTACCGGAAAATGAGTATAGGAGAAACATAGCTGTCCTAAGACTGGAGGATATTGTTTTGGACCGCAATCTTTATATTATTTATCCTAAGAGAAAATACTTCAACAGGACTGCTGAAACTTTCATCAACTTTCTTCACCAACTCGATAATAAGGGTTTTTAA
- a CDS encoding SDH family Clp fold serine proteinase: MGWLVGLSDDLKLLLYDVRAQILDALQDEQQDTEVLYWFGGIDYSSVYNLYEKRRVILGYKRNKLILIFDSSGGDADAAYQLVELLRSYCDNLEIVIPVWAKSAGTLVCLAAKKIYMTGIAELGPLDTQIMEPGEVRLKGALDEYQATMRIREEAFNTLDHAVALILNKSGGMNIPDTLALSGKFVSDLLEPLYYQIDPILLGKRARQLDVGFQYAIRILTTNDAYNEQQVKYLADRLVYRYPSHSFVINYNEAAYFLGLPVCFLEPDGPLDILINQLLSKRGEDLELIGSFVGEESELQVSEDADTGDTALFGEQNSDCERGDVISVDDAIENSCTTTNEHESEAAAGIEQEE, translated from the coding sequence TTGGGATGGTTAGTAGGTTTATCGGATGATCTAAAATTATTATTATATGATGTTAGAGCGCAAATACTAGATGCATTACAAGATGAACAACAAGATACAGAAGTGCTTTATTGGTTTGGTGGAATAGATTATAGTTCAGTTTATAATCTATATGAAAAACGTAGAGTAATTTTGGGGTATAAAAGAAATAAGTTAATACTTATTTTTGATTCCTCGGGTGGCGATGCTGATGCTGCTTATCAACTTGTTGAACTTCTAAGAAGTTATTGCGATAACCTTGAAATAGTTATACCTGTCTGGGCAAAGAGTGCAGGTACGTTAGTTTGTTTGGCTGCAAAAAAGATTTATATGACAGGAATTGCTGAATTAGGTCCATTAGATACACAAATTATGGAGCCTGGAGAGGTTCGTTTAAAAGGTGCTTTAGATGAATATCAGGCTACAATGCGTATTCGTGAAGAGGCGTTTAATACCTTAGATCATGCAGTAGCGTTAATTTTGAATAAAAGTGGTGGTATGAATATTCCTGATACACTTGCCCTTTCTGGTAAGTTTGTATCAGATTTACTGGAACCCCTATATTATCAAATAGACCCAATTCTTTTGGGGAAAAGAGCAAGACAACTTGATGTAGGATTTCAATATGCAATACGCATACTCACGACAAATGATGCTTATAATGAGCAACAGGTAAAATATTTAGCAGATCGGTTAGTTTATCGGTATCCTTCACATTCATTTGTCATAAATTATAATGAGGCAGCATATTTTCTTGGGTTACCAGTTTGTTTTCTAGAACCAGATGGGCCTCTCGACATACTTATAAATCAGTTACTATCAAAAAGGGGAGAAGATCTAGAATTAATCGGTAGCTTTGTAGGCGAAGAATCAGAGCTGCAAGTTTCGGAAGATGCGGATACTGGTGACACTGCTTTATTTGGTGAGCAAAATTCAGATTGCGAAAGGGGTGATGTTATCAGTGTTGACGATGCAATTGAAAATAGCTGCACCACTACCAACGAACATGAAAGTGAAGCAGCAGCAGGCATTGAGCAAGAGGAATGA
- a CDS encoding helix-turn-helix domain-containing protein: MFSYKPLLKLMIDRDVKLTDIGLSSATRAKINKNEYVSMEVLDRICSFFNCQPGDILEHIPNNENKKLPG; the protein is encoded by the coding sequence ATGTTTTCATATAAACCGTTACTTAAGCTAATGATTGATCGTGATGTAAAACTAACGGATATCGGCCTTTCTTCAGCTACAAGAGCAAAGATTAATAAAAACGAATATGTTTCTATGGAAGTTTTAGATAGGATCTGCAGCTTTTTTAACTGCCAACCAGGAGACATATTAGAGCATATCCCGAACAATGAGAACAAAAAATTGCCTGGCTAA
- a CDS encoding IS630 family transposase — protein sequence MDASHIRDYQGLQRAWFPKGEQKKIKTYGHHAKVTLYGALNYYTGKVFCVNYDKINAEKFKDFLKKLVSHFLKDDISKIYIVLDNARVHHAKLLKDFLDEHKDHLFLKFLPPYSPNLNCIEELWKWLKNTAIYNRFHKNASEIQKSVDSFLEEIKCCSEDVKKRLCV from the coding sequence GTGGATGCATCTCACATTAGGGACTATCAAGGTTTACAACGAGCATGGTTCCCAAAAGGTGAGCAAAAAAAGATTAAGACCTATGGACACCATGCAAAAGTTACATTATACGGTGCTTTAAACTACTATACGGGTAAAGTTTTTTGTGTAAATTATGACAAAATCAATGCAGAAAAATTCAAAGATTTTCTTAAAAAATTGGTATCACATTTTTTAAAAGATGACATTTCTAAAATTTACATTGTTCTTGATAATGCAAGAGTTCATCATGCAAAATTACTTAAAGACTTTTTAGACGAGCATAAGGATCATCTGTTTTTGAAATTTCTTCCACCCTACTCACCCAATCTGAATTGCATAGAAGAGTTATGGAAATGGTTAAAAAATACAGCTATTTATAATCGCTTTCATAAAAATGCTTCAGAAATTCAAAAATCTGTTGACTCGTTTTTAGAGGAAATCAAATGCTGTTCGGAAGATGTGAAAAAGAGACTTTGCGTTTAA
- a CDS encoding ImmA/IrrE family metallo-endopeptidase — translation MACALSVKESVYGALLKLACKRCIAVIEEYFTEDEKLYNGFLVRYENQDCYIIILNKYRTIEQKIFTLAHELGHYALHI, via the coding sequence ATGGCATGTGCATTATCGGTAAAAGAATCTGTTTATGGTGCATTATTGAAACTTGCCTGCAAGCGTTGTATTGCGGTAATTGAAGAATATTTTACTGAGGATGAAAAATTATATAATGGTTTTCTAGTCAGGTATGAGAATCAAGATTGTTATATAATAATATTAAATAAGTACCGTACAATAGAACAAAAGATATTCACATTAGCCCACGAGTTAGGGCATTATGCATTGCATATATAG
- a CDS encoding helix-turn-helix transcriptional regulator, producing the protein MNFNDLGLSNDVRDSLEIIYQKANKICPALTREVFLNGVLKEWLNPYLRQDNKPVLQKDKVILRNNLKQALTLSGKTQSKIAQEIGVNRSYIGQIFRGCYDPSVKLALILLQSLNYPPEKFTDLFFLEPVE; encoded by the coding sequence ATGAATTTTAATGACTTGGGATTGTCCAATGATGTAAGAGACTCACTCGAAATTATTTATCAGAAGGCAAATAAAATTTGTCCCGCATTGACAAGAGAGGTTTTTCTTAACGGAGTTTTGAAAGAGTGGCTTAATCCATACTTAAGGCAAGATAATAAGCCGGTTCTGCAAAAAGACAAAGTGATACTTAGAAACAATTTAAAGCAAGCTTTAACTTTATCCGGTAAAACACAATCTAAAATAGCTCAGGAAATAGGGGTAAATAGATCATACATAGGACAAATATTTCGAGGTTGTTATGATCCTTCAGTTAAACTTGCACTTATTTTGCTACAGTCACTAAATTATCCCCCTGAAAAATTTACAGATTTATTTTTTCTTGAACCTGTAGAGTAG
- a CDS encoding FtsK/SpoIIIE domain-containing protein — MGRKIEQLKIPLINKTIYLDNKVPGLILDTIDNLNLTAKDGRKPILCGKKRTTNGWHLIFNLPPGISFNRVKRYREYFQDAANGLIDLTWNGALQMTIHTGRLPQRLPYCWEPEEYTKMSLPAPVGVSHGGPVLFNLTDSPHLLIAGVPGFGKSNFLHVLIHSLLSKALVAIIDLKRLEFAYLGSHAALARTEAEALALMESLNREMERRIGILEAAGVVKVQDYQGEDMPYIIAIIDELAELKDDRTMELVDRITRLARAVGISVVAATQRPSTKVLPGDTRAMFQARLCFQVADELNSRMVLGESCPLAAHLPGIKGRAIFKFGIEEKEVQTMFLPLKQAKAILNKNPVRAWNYEYQAKRLLPR, encoded by the coding sequence ATGGGACGTAAAATTGAACAGCTTAAAATACCACTGATCAACAAAACAATCTACCTGGATAACAAGGTTCCTGGACTAATACTTGATACCATCGACAATCTAAACCTAACCGCTAAAGATGGCAGGAAGCCGATTTTATGTGGCAAAAAGCGAACTACAAACGGGTGGCATTTAATCTTTAACCTGCCCCCGGGAATTAGCTTTAATCGGGTTAAACGGTACCGGGAGTATTTTCAGGATGCCGCTAACGGGTTGATTGATTTAACTTGGAATGGAGCGTTGCAAATGACTATTCATACAGGCAGATTACCACAAAGACTGCCTTATTGTTGGGAGCCGGAGGAATATACAAAAATGTCCTTACCGGCACCGGTCGGTGTTAGCCATGGAGGGCCCGTATTGTTTAACCTTACCGACAGTCCCCACCTGCTCATTGCCGGTGTTCCTGGCTTTGGAAAAAGTAATTTCCTGCATGTTCTTATTCACTCCCTGTTATCTAAAGCACTGGTAGCAATTATTGACCTTAAGCGGCTGGAATTTGCCTACCTTGGGAGTCATGCGGCATTAGCCCGGACGGAAGCGGAAGCCCTAGCATTGATGGAATCACTTAACCGGGAGATGGAAAGGAGAATAGGTATCCTGGAAGCTGCCGGTGTCGTGAAGGTACAGGATTACCAGGGGGAAGATATGCCTTATATTATTGCCATAATTGACGAGTTAGCCGAACTTAAGGACGACAGAACAATGGAACTGGTTGACAGAATAACCCGTTTAGCCCGTGCTGTTGGTATATCGGTAGTTGCTGCCACTCAAAGACCGTCAACGAAGGTTCTCCCTGGTGATACCAGAGCAATGTTTCAGGCCCGGTTGTGCTTTCAGGTTGCAGATGAGTTAAACTCCCGTATGGTGCTCGGAGAATCCTGTCCCCTGGCTGCTCACTTACCCGGCATAAAAGGAAGAGCAATATTCAAATTCGGTATTGAGGAAAAAGAAGTACAGACTATGTTTTTACCTCTCAAACAAGCAAAGGCAATATTGAATAAAAACCCCGTGAGGGCGTGGAATTATGAATACCAGGCAAAAAGGTTATTACCGCGATAA